From Fundulus heteroclitus isolate FHET01 chromosome 5, MU-UCD_Fhet_4.1, whole genome shotgun sequence, a single genomic window includes:
- the rab3da gene encoding ras-related protein Rab-3D yields the protein MALVRDPAAGQEQRDAADQNFDYMFKVLIIGNSSVGKTSFLFRYADDSFTSAFVSTVGIDFKVKTIYRNDKRVKLQIWDTAGQERYRTITTAYYRGAMGFLLMYDITSQESFCAVQDWATQIKTYSWDSAQVVMVGNKLDLEDDRQVPKEDAQRLATELGFHFFEASAKDNVNVKQVFDKLVDLICKKMNECVNGDAGQPVSQRADGLKDEPATSQGGCAC from the exons ATGGCGCTAGTCCGGGATCCAGCGGCGGGCCAGGAGCAGAGGGACGCAGCCGACCAGAACTTTGACTACATGTTCAAGGTGCTGATCATCGGCAACAGCAGCGTGGGGAAGACCTCCTTCCTGTTTCGCTACGCCGACGACTCCTTCACATCTGCGTTTGTGAGCACCGTGGGCATCGACTTTAAAGTCAAGACCATCTACAGGAATGACAAGAGGGTCAAGCTCCAGATCTGG GACACGGCGGGGCAGGAGCGCTACAGGACCATCACCACAGCGTACTACAGAGGAGCCATGGGATTCCTGCTCATGTATGACATCACCAGCCAGGAGTCCTTCTGTGCTGTTCAGGACTG GGCAACCCAGATCAAGACCTACTCCTGGGACAGCGCGCAGGTTGTGATGGTGGGCAACAAGCTGGACCTGGAAGACGACAGGCAAGTCCCAAAGGAGGACGCCCAGAGACTGGCTACAGAGCTCG GTTTCCACTTCTTCGAGGCCAGCGCTAAAGACAACGTCAACGTGAAGCAGGTCTTCGACAAGCTGGTGGACCTTATCTGCAAGAAGATGAACGAGTGTGTCAACGGCGATGCCGGCCAGCCAGTCAGTCAGAGGGCGGACGGCTTGAAGGACGAGCCTGCGACCAGTCAGGGAGGCTGTGCTTGCTGA
- the tspan34 gene encoding tetraspanin 34: MCCKGFLKIMMFIFNGGIFLAGAALLGVGVWVKVDSGSLLGLLDQVEDAPDQVYQLFNVGYILIGVGAVLVVIGFLGCCGAIRESKCMLLTFFSIVLIIFIIEVAGAVVLLVFQDLAGQIFDSVENEMRTVIQKDYGKDEQMTSVWNATMEEFKCCGYKNYTDFDGSPFNELHGGELYPVTCCLSNVTVGLCNTNAAHRSNVPGCFNRLVQLFEENAVIIAAVAMGIAALEIAAMVVSMVLYCNAGKKS; this comes from the exons ATGTGTTGCAAAGGTTTCCTCAAGATAATGATGTTCATCTTCAACGGCGGCATCTTC TTGGCCGGTGCAGCCCTTCTGGGAGTCGGCGTGTGGGTGAAGGTGGACAGCGGCTCTCTGCTGGGTCTGCTGGACCAAGTGGAAGATGCCCCAGATCAGGTGTACCAGCTGTTCAACGTCGGCTACATCCTGATCGGCGTGGGCGCCGTGCTCGTGGTCATCGGCTTTTTGGGATGCTGCGGCGCCATCAGAGAGAGCAAGTGCATGCTGCTGACG TTCTTCAGTATCGTGCTGATCATCTTCATCATCGAGGTCGCAGGCGCCGTGGTGCTGCTCGTCTTCCAGGATCTG GCTGGTCAAATTTTCGACAGTGTGGAGAATGAAATGAGGACCGTGATCCAAAAAGATTACGGAAAGGATGAACAAATGACCTCTGTGTGGAACGCAACCATGGAGGAG TTCAAGTGCTGCGGATACAAGAACTACACGGATTTTGATGGCTCTCCCTTCAACGAACTTCACGGAGGAGAGCTGTACCCCGTGACGTGCTGCTTGTCTAATGTCACCGTGGGGTTATGCAACACAAACGCAGCACATAGATCG AATGTCCCGGGCTGTTTCAATAGGCTGGTGCAGCTCTTTGAGGAGAACGCCGTGATCATCGCTGCTGTAGCTATGGGAATCGCTGCTCTGGAG ATCGCCGCCATGGTGGTTTCTATGGTTCTCTACTGCAATGCCGGGAAAAAGTCGTGA